TCCTCGCGTGCGGCACCGATCTCGCGCAGCGCCTCGCAGTAGTTGGTCATGTCGGTGAGGATGACCAACACGTGGTAATCCTCCTCGAAAGCGAGGTACTCGGCGGTCGTCAGCGCCATCCGTGGCGTGACCGTCCGCTCGACGGCGGGGTCGTCCGCGAGGTTCATAAAGACGACCGACCGCTCCAGCGCGCCGGTGCGCTCGAAGTCGTCCATGAACTCGTTGGCCTCCTCCTGGGTGATGCCCATTGCGCCGAAGATGACGGCGAACTCCGAGCCGCCCTCGCCGCCTTCGTCCTCCTCGGGCACCGAAGCCTGCCGTGCGATCTGGAGCGCCAGATCGTTGTGCGGCAGCCCCGACCCCGAGAAGATCGGGAGCTTCTGGCCGCGGATCAAGGTGTTCATGCCGTCGATGGCGGAGACGCCGGTCTGGATGAACTCCTGGGGGTACTCCCGCGCCGTGGGGTTGATCGCCGCGCCGACGATCTCGCGTTCCTCGTCGGGTTCGATCTCGGGGCCGCCGTCGATCGGCTCGCCCGATCCCGAGAGGACGCGCCCGAGCAACTCCTCCGTCAGCGGCATCTGCAGCGTCTCGCCGAGGAACCGGACCGACGAGTCCCGATCGATGCCCGAGGTCCCCTCGAACACCTGGATGGCGACGAACTCCGAGGTCGACTCGAGCACCTGTCCGCGGCGAACCTCGCCGCTAGGTGTCTCAATTTCGACCATCTCGTCGTAGCCGACCGGTTCGTCGATGTCGGCGAACACCAGCGGACCGCTGATCTCCGTTATTGTCTTGTATTCTTTTTGCATGGTCAGTAGTGCTCCCGAAGCTCCTCGGCGATGTCGTCTTTCAGCTCGTCGATGTACTCCTCGAAGTCTTCTTGGGTGTTCATCCGATTGAGCCGCGAGACCGAGTCGACGTCGAC
The genomic region above belongs to Natronomonas moolapensis 8.8.11 and contains:
- a CDS encoding V-type ATP synthase subunit B, producing the protein MQKEYKTITEISGPLVFADIDEPVGYDEMVEIETPSGEVRRGQVLESTSEFVAIQVFEGTSGIDRDSSVRFLGETLQMPLTEELLGRVLSGSGEPIDGGPEIEPDEEREIVGAAINPTAREYPQEFIQTGVSAIDGMNTLIRGQKLPIFSGSGLPHNDLALQIARQASVPEEDEGGEGGSEFAVIFGAMGITQEEANEFMDDFERTGALERSVVFMNLADDPAVERTVTPRMALTTAEYLAFEEDYHVLVILTDMTNYCEALREIGAAREEVPGRRGYPGYMYTDLAQLYERAGRIEGREGSVTQIPILTMPGDDDTHPIPDLTGYITEGQIYIDRDLNSQGIEPPVNVLPSLSRLMDDGIGEGFTREDHADVSDQAYAAYAEGEDLRDLVNIVGREALSELDNKYLDFADAFEEEFVQQGHDTNRGVDETLDIAWELLSGLPKESLNRIDEDLIEEYYVESEDEEVAQTAD